One Thermodesulfobacteriota bacterium DNA window includes the following coding sequences:
- the hslU gene encoding ATP-dependent protease ATPase subunit HslU, with protein MSIFKPREIVAELDKYIIGQKNAKRAVAIALRNRWRRQQVPEDLKDEIAPKNIIMIGPTGVGKTEIARRLAKLAQSPFLKIEASKFTEVGYVGRDVESMIRDLTELAVNMVKGEEAEKVRSKAREIAEERVLDLLLPYQTGMRGVGEKLTNGTDIEAKSNQIGTREKLRELLRKGKLDERIVDLEVTHRNIPVIEVFSAYGMEEMDINLKDVFSNLFPEKTKKRKLKVPDAVSILFQEEEQKLIDMDNVSKLAKKRVEQSGIIFIDEIDKIAGRESGHGPDVSREGVQRDILPIVEGTTVTTKYGMVKTDHILFIAAGAFHISKPSDLIPELQGRFPIRVELDSLGKEEFIRILTEPQNALIKQYTALLKTEDINMIFKDDAIGEIAEIASLVNERTENIGARRLYTIMEKLLDDISFDAPDLNDKDIVIDTDYVKGKLLDFVKDEDLSRYIL; from the coding sequence ATGTCAATTTTCAAGCCTAGAGAGATTGTTGCAGAACTGGATAAATATATAATAGGACAGAAAAATGCAAAGAGGGCGGTAGCTATTGCATTAAGAAACAGATGGAGGAGACAACAGGTCCCGGAGGATCTTAAAGATGAAATTGCCCCCAAAAATATTATTATGATTGGACCTACAGGGGTCGGTAAAACAGAGATAGCCAGAAGGCTTGCTAAGCTTGCCCAGTCACCCTTCCTGAAGATCGAGGCGTCCAAATTTACAGAAGTCGGATATGTTGGGAGAGATGTAGAGTCTATGATTCGCGACCTTACAGAACTGGCAGTTAATATGGTAAAAGGTGAAGAAGCAGAAAAGGTTCGCAGCAAGGCCAGGGAGATTGCGGAGGAGAGGGTTTTAGACCTATTACTGCCTTACCAAACGGGAATGAGAGGCGTTGGTGAGAAATTAACAAACGGGACAGATATTGAAGCTAAAAGTAATCAAATAGGCACCAGGGAAAAGCTAAGGGAGTTACTGCGAAAAGGGAAGCTGGATGAAAGAATTGTAGATCTAGAAGTAACTCACAGGAATATTCCTGTCATAGAGGTCTTCTCTGCATACGGCATGGAAGAGATGGATATAAACCTTAAGGATGTATTCAGCAACCTCTTTCCTGAAAAGACAAAGAAGAGAAAGCTTAAAGTCCCCGATGCGGTAAGCATCCTCTTCCAGGAAGAAGAGCAAAAGTTAATAGATATGGACAATGTCAGTAAGCTTGCTAAAAAGAGGGTGGAGCAATCAGGTATAATCTTCATAGATGAGATTGATAAAATTGCCGGAAGAGAATCAGGCCATGGCCCTGACGTATCCAGAGAAGGGGTTCAGAGAGATATTTTGCCCATTGTTGAGGGAACAACAGTAACGACCAAGTATGGAATGGTAAAAACTGATCACATACTGTTCATTGCTGCGGGGGCGTTCCATATTTCAAAACCTTCCGATCTTATTCCGGAGCTTCAGGGAAGATTCCCGATAAGGGTGGAATTGGATTCTCTTGGCAAAGAGGAGTTTATCAGGATTCTGACAGAGCCTCAAAATGCCCTGATAAAACAGTACACTGCCTTACTGAAGACCGAAGATATAAACATGATTTTTAAAGATGATGCCATTGGTGAGATTGCCGAAATCGCCAGCTTAGTTAACGAGAGAACAGAGAATATTGGTGCCAGAAGACTGTACACGATTATGGAAAAACTATTGGATGATATCTCCTTCGACGCCCCAGATTTAAATGATAAAGACATTGTTATAGATACTGACTATGTTAAAGGAAAATTGTTAGATTTTGTTAAAGATGAAGACCTGAGCAGATATATCCTTTAA
- the argB gene encoding acetylglutamate kinase → MEKLIDKAEVLIEALPYIRRFYNKTIVIKYGGHAMVDNDLKVNFALDVILMKYVGFNPVIVHGGGPQIGKVLEKMGKPSTFIDGMRVTDLETMDVVEMVLVGKINKEIVGLINHHGGQAVGLSGKDGQLIKAKKLDIIKQKDGTDAPEIIDIGMVGEVESINPNVIEALDRNKFIPVIAPVGIGSQGETYNINADLVAGKIASALRAEKLVLLTDVEGLLDENKRLISTIDSKKVRKYIKDSIISEGMIPKVTCCLDALTEGVVKTHIIDGRVKHALLLEVFTDVGVGTEIVM, encoded by the coding sequence ATGGAAAAATTGATAGACAAGGCAGAGGTGTTAATAGAGGCACTCCCGTATATCCGAAGGTTTTATAATAAGACAATAGTTATAAAGTACGGTGGTCATGCAATGGTTGATAACGACCTGAAAGTTAATTTTGCCCTCGACGTCATCCTGATGAAGTATGTTGGTTTTAACCCGGTCATCGTTCACGGGGGAGGCCCACAGATCGGCAAGGTTCTTGAAAAGATGGGCAAACCCTCAACATTTATCGATGGTATGAGGGTTACCGATCTGGAGACAATGGATGTAGTAGAGATGGTGTTGGTAGGAAAGATAAACAAGGAGATAGTAGGACTGATTAATCATCACGGTGGTCAGGCAGTGGGGCTAAGCGGAAAGGATGGTCAGCTGATTAAAGCCAAAAAGCTTGATATAATAAAGCAAAAGGACGGTACAGATGCCCCTGAGATTATAGATATAGGGATGGTCGGGGAGGTGGAATCCATTAACCCCAATGTTATTGAAGCTCTGGACAGGAACAAATTTATCCCCGTTATTGCACCTGTAGGTATAGGCAGCCAGGGAGAAACCTACAATATTAATGCTGACCTTGTAGCAGGGAAAATAGCCTCTGCTTTAAGGGCAGAAAAACTGGTATTGCTTACCGATGTAGAAGGCCTGCTGGATGAAAACAAAAGGTTAATTTCAACTATAGATTCAAAGAAGGTCAGAAAATATATCAAGGACAGTATAATCTCAGAAGGTATGATACCAAAGGTAACCTGCTGTCTGGATGCTCTGACAGAAGGGGTTGTAAAAACCCATATTATAGATGGCAGGGTAAAACATGCACTTCTTCTTGAGGTGTTTACCGACGTAGGTGTAGGGACAGAGATAGTTATGTAG
- a CDS encoding nitroreductase family protein: MELKDAIRKRQSIRAFKPNPVPRDILVKIMEDAILAPSWGNTQPWEFTIVGGDTAKRLAEELSNNHVNKVPYNPDIGMPEQWPDSNMNRYREVGKGLFEALSIEREDKIKRDQHYVNMFRFFGAPNVIYIYIDKELGTYSVLDVGIITQNISLLATDYSLGTCIEAAAARYPDIVRKHLNIPNSKKIVLGIAIGYPDWDSPYNKFRSSKENLDALVKWVDV; the protein is encoded by the coding sequence ATGGAACTTAAAGACGCCATAAGGAAAAGGCAGAGCATTAGAGCATTTAAACCCAATCCCGTCCCAAGAGATATCCTGGTCAAGATAATGGAAGATGCCATTTTGGCCCCATCTTGGGGAAACACTCAGCCATGGGAGTTTACGATAGTTGGGGGTGATACGGCAAAGAGGCTTGCTGAAGAATTATCTAATAACCACGTGAATAAGGTTCCTTACAACCCGGATATTGGGATGCCTGAACAGTGGCCAGATTCTAATATGAATAGATACAGAGAGGTAGGTAAAGGGCTTTTTGAGGCCCTGTCGATAGAGAGAGAAGACAAGATAAAAAGGGATCAACACTACGTAAATATGTTCAGGTTCTTTGGTGCCCCAAACGTGATCTACATATATATCGATAAAGAACTGGGAACCTATTCGGTCCTTGACGTTGGGATAATTACCCAGAACATCTCGTTACTTGCAACTGATTATAGCCTTGGGACCTGTATCGAGGCCGCCGCAGCGAGATATCCTGACATAGTTAGGAAACACCTGAATATCCCCAATTCTAAAAAGATTGTTCTTGGGATAGCCATTGGTTACCCCGACTGGGACTCTCCGTATAACAAGTTCAGAAGCAGCAAAGAAAATCTGGATGCCCTTGTGAAATGGGTTGATGTGTAA
- a CDS encoding helicase-related protein has protein sequence MKNFITNNSETNLRKRLIELIKKSDELKFLVGFFYFSGIRELYEGLKEKPDITIKVLVGLNVDKTNFGLLEFADQDKQLSDEERSYKFLQSVKKSINSEDFDTQEFYQQVRFFIKLISDGKLIIRKTYNPNHAKIYLFKLEEGQVKRNLFITGSSNLTKAGITTQEEFNVEISDFGFDDAEEYFDRLWDEAVKITEDDVTKRKLIETVEKETLVKDITPFEAFVLVLKTYLDSFEQKEVGQSLIKILEENGYTTYQYQIDAVKQALAIIEKNNGVIIADVVGLGKTIIACAVARELKKRGVVICPPGIVGDKNKNSGWMKYTEEFRLYDWEVRSLGDLENIADFVYKARDIEVVIIDEAHRFRNQDIKNYEYLKNICRNKIVILLTATPFNNRPGDILSLLKLFITPKKSSITLENNLVDRFRVFKGTFDRLAYIRKYHSSPNEYKRRKAEDYYKGLFEEASINLYKVKQRAHYLARQIRDVIEPVTIRRNRLDLQNNPFYKDEVKNLSKVKDPNEWFFELTKKQSEFYDQIVSHYFGDPDEGGQFNGAIYRPFEYEVEREKVIGEKLTERENFQFIQQRNLYDFMRRLIVKRFESSFGSFEQSIKNFKEITEIALQFINKTQKYILDRSLLYKIYDLDLDQIEEYLKDYSEKIRNGDYPKNHKIYDLNKLKYKDDFLAHINADLTLFDNILKELSALNLVKNDPKAECLLKNIKDVLKQKPKKGEPKRKIIIFSEYLDTVRYLEPILKKQFCERLLVIGGDLSSSKIMNINKNFDASYGRREDEYDILLASDRISEGFNLNRAGMVINYDIPWNPVRVIQRVGRINRISKKVFDELYIVNFFPTEKGAELVKSREIASNKMFLIHNTLGEDAKIFDIDEEPTPSGLYERIQQNPDNLEQEGFYTKMLTKYLEIKRGNPALIKDLKNYPSRIKVAKKYGENELLVFLKKGKLYIHSVKYNAEKDNCLSAVPTAQAGIYQPTFEEVFDKIVCDKDEEKLPLSNVFWDCYEKVKKFREHRTVPVSEQSLEQKALNNLNTFIKNPWEELLPYMDFLRTLREDIIDYGTLSDYTLRRIANLLNSNDNNRKKAIIEISALKDEIGEDYLQKEKDKQKDLSKEIIIAIENQKI, from the coding sequence ATGAAAAACTTTATTACAAACAACAGCGAAACTAATCTAAGAAAACGCTTGATAGAATTGATTAAGAAAAGCGATGAATTAAAATTTTTGGTAGGGTTTTTCTATTTTTCCGGAATAAGAGAGTTATATGAGGGTTTAAAAGAAAAACCAGATATAACCATCAAGGTTTTAGTAGGGTTAAATGTCGATAAAACAAATTTCGGGCTTCTCGAATTTGCTGACCAGGATAAGCAGTTATCAGATGAAGAAAGAAGTTATAAATTTTTACAATCAGTTAAAAAATCGATTAATTCAGAAGATTTTGATACACAGGAATTTTATCAGCAGGTGAGATTTTTTATTAAACTCATAAGCGATGGCAAACTAATCATTCGGAAGACATATAACCCGAATCACGCGAAAATTTATTTGTTTAAATTAGAAGAAGGCCAAGTCAAAAGGAACTTATTTATTACCGGAAGCAGTAATTTGACAAAAGCCGGAATCACAACCCAGGAGGAGTTTAATGTTGAGATAAGCGACTTTGGCTTTGATGATGCAGAAGAATATTTTGATAGATTATGGGATGAGGCAGTAAAGATAACCGAAGATGATGTCACTAAAAGGAAATTAATAGAGACAGTTGAAAAAGAGACCCTTGTTAAAGATATTACGCCCTTTGAGGCTTTTGTTTTAGTCCTTAAAACCTATCTTGACTCATTTGAACAAAAAGAGGTTGGGCAGTCGCTGATTAAAATATTAGAAGAAAACGGCTACACTACTTATCAATATCAGATTGACGCAGTAAAACAGGCGCTTGCAATTATAGAGAAAAACAACGGGGTTATCATTGCTGATGTTGTTGGTTTGGGCAAGACAATCATTGCCTGTGCCGTAGCAAGAGAATTAAAAAAACGTGGTGTTGTCATTTGTCCGCCAGGCATTGTAGGTGATAAGAACAAGAACTCCGGATGGATGAAATACACCGAAGAATTTCGGCTATATGATTGGGAAGTCAGGTCGCTCGGTGATTTAGAGAATATAGCCGATTTTGTGTATAAGGCAAGAGACATTGAAGTAGTGATTATAGACGAGGCGCATCGTTTCAGAAATCAGGACATAAAGAACTATGAATATTTAAAAAACATCTGCCGCAATAAAATTGTTATTTTGCTCACCGCTACACCATTTAATAACAGGCCCGGCGATATCCTGTCTTTACTAAAGCTCTTTATTACCCCAAAGAAATCGTCAATAACTTTAGAAAATAATCTTGTTGATAGATTCAGGGTTTTCAAAGGAACCTTTGATAGACTTGCTTACATAAGAAAGTATCATAGCTCTCCAAACGAATACAAAAGGAGAAAAGCAGAAGATTACTATAAGGGTCTTTTTGAAGAAGCATCTATAAATCTGTATAAAGTAAAACAGAGAGCACATTATCTTGCCAGACAAATCAGAGATGTGATAGAGCCTGTTACTATCCGGCGCAACCGCCTTGACCTGCAAAACAATCCTTTTTACAAAGATGAAGTCAAAAACCTCTCTAAGGTTAAAGACCCAAATGAATGGTTTTTTGAATTAACCAAAAAGCAGTCAGAATTTTACGACCAGATTGTCAGCCATTATTTTGGCGACCCTGATGAAGGCGGGCAATTCAATGGCGCAATCTATCGGCCATTTGAATACGAAGTTGAGCGTGAAAAAGTTATTGGTGAGAAACTAACTGAGAGAGAAAATTTTCAGTTTATCCAACAGCGCAACCTGTATGACTTTATGCGGAGGTTGATAGTCAAACGTTTTGAGAGTTCTTTCGGGTCCTTTGAACAGAGTATTAAGAACTTTAAAGAAATTACTGAGATTGCCCTTCAGTTTATCAATAAAACCCAGAAGTATATCCTTGACCGCTCTCTTTTATACAAAATTTATGATTTGGATCTAGACCAGATTGAAGAATACCTGAAAGATTATTCTGAAAAGATAAGAAATGGAGATTACCCTAAAAACCATAAGATTTATGATTTGAATAAATTGAAATACAAAGACGATTTCCTTGCCCACATAAACGCAGATTTGACTCTTTTTGATAATATTTTGAAAGAACTATCAGCCTTAAATTTGGTTAAAAACGACCCAAAGGCTGAATGCCTGTTGAAAAATATCAAGGATGTATTAAAACAAAAGCCCAAAAAGGGTGAGCCTAAGAGAAAAATTATAATCTTTTCTGAATATCTTGATACAGTCAGATATCTTGAGCCAATTTTGAAAAAACAGTTCTGCGAAAGATTGCTGGTAATAGGCGGAGACCTGTCGTCATCAAAGATAATGAATATAAATAAGAATTTTGATGCCTCATATGGCAGACGGGAAGATGAATATGATATCCTCCTTGCCTCTGACAGAATCTCCGAGGGCTTTAACTTAAACCGTGCCGGCATGGTGATTAATTATGACATCCCATGGAACCCTGTCAGGGTAATCCAGCGCGTGGGCCGCATAAACCGTATCAGCAAAAAGGTCTTTGACGAGCTTTATATAGTGAATTTCTTTCCTACGGAAAAAGGTGCAGAGCTTGTAAAATCACGGGAGATTGCCAGCAATAAGATGTTTTTAATTCATAACACCCTCGGTGAAGACGCAAAGATATTTGATATTGACGAAGAGCCGACCCCTTCAGGATTGTATGAGAGAATACAACAAAACCCGGACAATTTGGAACAGGAAGGCTTTTATACCAAAATGCTGACAAAATATCTGGAAATCAAAAGAGGAAATCCAGCACTTATTAAAGATTTAAAGAATTATCCGTCTCGTATAAAGGTTGCCAAAAAATATGGTGAAAATGAGCTTTTAGTCTTTCTTAAAAAAGGAAAACTATATATTCATAGCGTTAAATATAATGCTGAGAAAGACAACTGCCTGTCTGCAGTGCCTACGGCACAGGCGGGGATATATCAGCCAACCTTTGAGGAAGTCTTTGATAAAATCGTTTGTGATAAAGATGAAGAAAAACTTCCTTTAAGCAATGTGTTCTGGGATTGCTATGAAAAGGTAAAGAAATTCAGGGAACATCGTACCGTGCCTGTGAGTGAGCAAAGTCTGGAACAGAAGGCGTTGAATAATCTCAACACATTCATAAAAAATCCATGGGAAGAATTGTTGCCGTACATGGATTTTTTAAGAACCCTGCGCGAGGACATAATTGATTACGGCACACTCTCTGACTACACCCTGCGTCGCATCGCCAATCTTCTAAATTCAAATGATAACAATCGTAAAAAAGCAATTATCGAAATATCAGCCCTGAAAGATGAGATTGGAGAAGACTATCTCCAAAAAGAGAAGGACAAGCAGAAAGATTTATCTAAAGAAATAATTATTGCAATAGAAAATCAGAAAATATAA